The Agrobacterium larrymoorei nucleotide sequence TGTTTTGGCAATTAAAGATATTTAAAATGTTCATTTATGAACTTTGAAAGTTCATTTTTCTGTGTTAGTCGATGGACACGGGAGGAAATCTGAATGGATCTCGATTTCAACGATGACGCCGCTCAAAAACACCGGGTACCCGCCATCGACAAGATGATGGACGTACTGGTGCATCTGGAGCGAAAGCCGGGCGCGACCATCAGCGACATCGTTGCTGGCCTGGCCGTTCCCCGCACGACGATCTACCGCGTTCTCAACTCGCTACAGCTTCACGATATGGTCAGGCGGGATGCCACGGGCGCTTATTTTCTCGGTCGAAGGCTGCTGAGCCTCGCGGCCCATGTCGGGCCGGGCAGCCTCGATGTCGATCTCATCACGCTGGCGCAGCCGCATCTCGACCGGCTCGCGAACATGCTGGGTGAAGGTGTGAAACTGTCGATCATCGATGACGCCGGCATTCTTGTTCTCGCGGCCGTTCAGGGCCGCAAGGAATACGCACTGTCTGTCGCGCCGGGGCAACGAATGCCCATTCACGCGGGTGCGGCGAGCAAGATCCTGCTGGCACACCTGCCGCCCGACAAGCTGCAGGCCTGGTTGGCCCGACCGCTGGCATCATTCAGCAGCAAGACAATCACCGACCCGAAACGTCTCGAGGTCGAGCTTGCGAAAATCCGCAAACAGGGCTGGGCGCAGGACAAGGGTGAGAACGCGCCCAGTATTCTG carries:
- a CDS encoding IclR family transcriptional regulator, yielding MDLDFNDDAAQKHRVPAIDKMMDVLVHLERKPGATISDIVAGLAVPRTTIYRVLNSLQLHDMVRRDATGAYFLGRRLLSLAAHVGPGSLDVDLITLAQPHLDRLANMLGEGVKLSIIDDAGILVLAAVQGRKEYALSVAPGQRMPIHAGAASKILLAHLPPDKLQAWLARPLASFSSKTITDPKRLEVELAKIRKQGWAQDKGENAPSILAFAAPVFDAGGINVAAISVPFLAGTPADRMTMIRLAVMDAARTMSESMPRA